DNA sequence from the Sulfurimonas sediminis genome:
ACGCCCTTTTGCTTTGTCTGCATCATAATACTCTTTTTCTATTCCCACAAGGCCTATGTTTGAAGGTGCCAAATGCAGTGTAGGCAAGTCTGATTTCAAAATAATCTCTTTGAGCTTTTTTGTGCCTATAAGTACATGATAAATATTAAACTCATAATCATTTCTGTGAAAGCCCAATGATGTCGTGGCATTTGCCTGCGGATCTGAGTCAATCAAAAGCACTTTTTTTTCTGCTACAGCAAGTGACGCTGCCAAGTTTACAGCGGTAGTCGTTTTGCCTACTCCGCCCTTTTGATTTGCAATTACTATTACTTCACTCATCGCCTGCTGTATATCCTCTCACCATTTATATTCAAACTGCCATCACTCTCGAGTACACAAGACTCAAGTGATATTTTCTTACCATCACTATGGGTAAAAAACTCCTTGTTGTTTTCAAATTCTAACTTATATTTGCTAAAAACTTGCTTCCATAAAACCTTTTTTTCTACTTTTTTTAAATATGCTGTAATTAATGTTTTTCTGTTGAGCATAATATCCAATGATACAAAGCCCTGTGGTGCCGTTACAAGGTTTATTCCCACACCGCAGATAAGTGTATCGTCCACCCTGTTTGTAATCATTCCGCCTGTTTTTTTTGTACCGATATAAAAATCATTCGGCCACTTTAAAAAAACTTTTGAACCAAATTCAGATAAAGTTTCTTTGAGTAGATAAGAAAAATACAGTGATACAGATTCTAATTTTAAATCATGAGGCAATTGTTCTGTATTGAGGGCAAAGGACAAAAAAAGATTTCCTTTTTGGGAACTCCATTCGTTATTTCGACTGCCGATTCCTTTTGTCTGAATATCTGCAACCACAGCTACAGGAGCAGTTAGCTTCTTGTTTTTCAACTCTTCTTTTAAAAAAAGCTGCGTTGATGGCAGTGTATTATAGTAATGTATCTTCAAGTCCGAGTCTTTTCCCGTTAATATAAGAGATAACATCCATCTCTTTTTTTGACTGTGGCTGTACCTTATAAATGCGAAGAGCCCCCTGCTTACATGTAACAACAATACTTTTTTTGTCTATTGCAGTTATTTTGCCGGCATCAGCATGTTCTTCATCTTTTTTTTCAAGTTCTATCTCTTTTAATTTCAGTCCGCTTGCAAGATAAATTCCCGGCCACGGGGTAAAGGCACGGTATTTGTTATAAATCTCCTGTGCATTGTCAAAAACAACAGCACCGTCTGCTTTTGTTATTTTTTTACAATGTGAAGCCTGTGCATCATCCTGTTTTTTGGGCGTATATGTATGAAAATTACGCAGCACATCTATCGTCAGATCAGCAGCAGTCTGGGTAAGCTTTTCAAACAACTCTTCAACCATCATCTTCTCATCGACAGAGACTTTCTCAATTTTTAAAATGTCACCCGTATCAAGCCCCTCTTCCATAAGCATGGCAGTTACACCGGTTACATTGTCGCCGTTTAGCAAGGTTTGCTGTATCGGGCTTGCTCCGCGATATTGCGGTAAAATCGAAGCGTGAAGATTGATACAGGGTGCATGATCTAAAATTTCTCGTGGCAAAATCTGTCCGTATGCAGCCACCACTATAAAATCACAGGGAATTTCCAGAATCTCTTTTACAGTTTCCTCATCCTGAAGTTTTTTTGGCTGGTAGAGTGGAATGTTATACTCTTGCGCAGTAAGCTTCACAGGGGGAGGCGTCAGTACTTTTTTACGCCCGACCGGTTTGTCAGGCTGTGTATAGACGGCAACAACATTTATATCTTCTGTTGCTATCACTTTTTGAAGAATTTTCTGGGCATACTCAGGTGTCCCCATAAATATTATATTTTTCATTGCTAACCTTTACATGTAAAGAGAGTACCGCCCTTGTGGGAGCCTTCAAGCATAAAA
Encoded proteins:
- a CDS encoding biotin--[acetyl-CoA-carboxylase] ligase, whose amino-acid sequence is MKIHYYNTLPSTQLFLKEELKNKKLTAPVAVVADIQTKGIGSRNNEWSSQKGNLFLSFALNTEQLPHDLKLESVSLYFSYLLKETLSEFGSKVFLKWPNDFYIGTKKTGGMITNRVDDTLICGVGINLVTAPQGFVSLDIMLNRKTLITAYLKKVEKKVLWKQVFSKYKLEFENNKEFFTHSDGKKISLESCVLESDGSLNINGERIYSRR
- the fmt gene encoding methionyl-tRNA formyltransferase, whose translation is MKNIIFMGTPEYAQKILQKVIATEDINVVAVYTQPDKPVGRKKVLTPPPVKLTAQEYNIPLYQPKKLQDEETVKEILEIPCDFIVVAAYGQILPREILDHAPCINLHASILPQYRGASPIQQTLLNGDNVTGVTAMLMEEGLDTGDILKIEKVSVDEKMMVEELFEKLTQTAADLTIDVLRNFHTYTPKKQDDAQASHCKKITKADGAVVFDNAQEIYNKYRAFTPWPGIYLASGLKLKEIELEKKDEEHADAGKITAIDKKSIVVTCKQGALRIYKVQPQSKKEMDVISYINGKRLGLEDTLL